GACCGGCAGGCCTTCGCCGCCGTCCTCGCTCCCGGCGCCACCATGTCCGACGACGGGTCGGACCGGGACGTGAACGACTGGACCGAGCGGGAGATCTTCTCCTCGGGCGGGCGCATGGAGGTCGAGGCGGAGGCGGACGGCGGTCGGGCGCTGGTGGCCACGTACACCAATGACACCTGGGGGGCGATGCGGACCGCCTGGCGGTTCACCGTCGACGGCGGGCAGATCGCGCGGTTCGAGACCGGGCAGGCCTGACGAGGTCCCGGGCGGGGCTCAGCCCCGCCCGATGTACGGCATCGTCGTCGCCATCACCGTCGCGAACTGCACGTTCGCCTCCAGCGGCAGTCCCGCCATGTGCACCAGCGTCGCCGCCACGTCC
The DNA window shown above is from Streptomyces showdoensis and carries:
- a CDS encoding nuclear transport factor 2 family protein, which gives rise to MTIPVEQLSDPTVRAFVTALNAHDRQAFAAVLAPGATMSDDGSDRDVNDWTEREIFSSGGRMEVEAEADGGRALVATYTNDTWGAMRTAWRFTVDGGQIARFETGQA